The stretch of DNA CCTGGGTGTATCTATGCCATCCCGTTACTCTTCCCAAGGCAGCAGAGACGACGCCCGCTTACTGGCCGAAAACCTTGGTATTGAATACCGGTTCCTGACCATTGAAAATATCTTTAAGGCTTACATTGAACTCTTCAATCCAGAGGGCCACCCTATTATGGATCTGGCGGAAGAAAACATACAGGCCCGGATCAGGGGCAATATACTCATGTTCATCTCCAACCGCGAAGGTCAGATGGTTCTAACCACGGGCAACAAGTCGGAAATGGCTATGGGTTACAGCACAATATACGGGGATATGGCCGGGGGATTGAATGTGCTGGCGGATGTACCCAAAGTAATGGTTTACCGCCTGGCTGAATACATAAACCGGGGAAAGGAGATTATTCCCCGAAGCGTGATTTACAAACCGCCCTCCGCCGAATTAAGGCCGGATCAGAGCGATGAAGACAGCCTACCTCCTTACCGAGTACTGGATCAAATTCTTAAAGCATATATAGAAGATATAAAACCCATCGACGAAATTGTGGCTATGGGCCATTGCAGGGAACTTGTGCTGGATATAGCCCGCCGGGTGGACGCTGCTGAATATAAACGCCAGCAGGCCCCGACGGGTTTGAGGGTGACCTCCCGGGCTTTCGGGCCGGGACGCCGCATGCCCATTGCCCAGCGCTGGCGTTTAGAATAATACATTTGGGGAAAAGGGATTTAATCTATATAGGTGGTGCGTTATTTTAAATATTATTAGTGAAATTATAAAAAAAATGATATTATACTTTGTTGTGCATTAAAGGACCGTCTTAAGAGCTTTGTGAAAATCAAATACCCCAAGTCTCTTTATAGATAATATAGTCCGGGCCAGGCTTACAGGAATATATGTCTGTTTAATGGATAGGATATGAGATACCTTTTCAATACTTTTTTCATAGATGGAGATGATTCGTTTGCAATATAACATATCGCAACCTGACTTAAGAAACCTGGTTGTCGGAGTGGATACAAAAGTACCTTTAGCAAATAATACATATGTAACAGCAGTTAACTTTGATAATGCAGCATCTACTCCACCCTTCTTTTCGGTTATGAAAGAAATAAATAATTTTGCCCCCTGGTATTCTTCTGTTCACCGGGGGGCAGGTTATAAATCAATTGTATCTACACAAGTTTATGAAGATGGCAGGCAGGTTATAAAAGATTTTGTAAAAGTGGATAAAGAGAAGGATGTTGTTATTTATACAAGGAATACAACAGAATCTATCAATATGCTGGCCTATCTATTGTGCGAAAATGATAAAAATCAGGTAATTCTTTCCACATGGATGGAACACCTCGCCAATGACTTACCCTGGAGAGGTAAATTTACAGTTGATTATGTGGAAATAGATGATTACGGCAGGCTGCGTTTAGATGACCTGGAAAACAAACTAAAAAAATACAGCGGAAGAGTTAAACTGGTAACGGTTACGGGAGCCTCGAATATAACAGGCTACGTTAATCCTATTCATGAGATAGCTAAAATAGTTCATAAACACGGCACTAAGGTTTTAATTGACGGGGCACAATTAGTTCCGCATATAGGGGTTGATATGAAGCCTTTTGGTTCACCGGAACATATTGATTACCTGGTCTTTTCGTCGCATAAAATGTATTCTCCATTCGGAGTGGGAGTACTTATTGGCCCCCAAGAAGTTTTTGCAAATAGCGAACCTGTATATAAAGGCGGAGGAGACGTTAAACTCGTAACACACCAGTCTATATATTGGGAAGAACCCCCTGCAAGGGATGAGGCCGGTACTCCCAATGTTATGGGGGTGGCCGCGCTAACTGCGGCTATAAAAACCATGCAAAGTATAGGTATTGAACGAATTGAAGCATATGAAAATGCTTTAACAAACTACGCTTTGAATAGATTGAAATACCTACCTCATATTGATATTTATGCATACAGCCAAATCAATAAGAGAAAAGTAAGTATTATACCCTTTAACATCAGGGGGGTACATCACGAACTGACAGCCAAAATACTTTCCGGTGAAGATGGGATTGAGGTAAGAAACGGCTTGTTTTGCGCACATCCATACGCCTTAAGATTATTGAACTTGACTTCCGAGCATATAGATTATTTTGTCAACAATCCTGATATACCTTTCCCCGGTCTGGTGAGAGTCAGCTTTGGACTGTATAACAACAGTCTGGAAGTGGACAGATTTATCACAGCCCTGCAGAAAATTATCGCTGATAAAAGTTATTATATAATGAAATATAGCGACGGCAGATAATTTTACTGCGAGATGTCTAATGACTGTTTTTCCAAAATCCAACACTAGCAAACACCGCTTTGAACTATTTCATCGGGGATAACATAACAGCCTCTTTGTTGGCATAAAGTTCCAGCGGCAGTATTAACGCACTGAAAAATATATAAGAGAGCCGGGCGATTATAAGCCACGACTCTCTTCGTATGGGATACCGTTTTTTATTTTACTCCTTTATAATCTAATCCAGTGATTCATTTTCCACGTCATACTCATATTTTTCCAGCAAATGTGAATCTTCATCATATAAATTGATGTAAATCATTACCGGCTCAGCGTCAGCATCGTCTTGAAATGCTTGTGCAATTTCTTCGCAGATGATTTCCACGTCATCCTCAACGTCGCTGCTGTCCAAGTCATCCCATTGACTAGAGGAAATATCTTCTTGCGCCTCTAAATCGACCATGATCTCATCATCTTCGTTGTAATTGATTGAAGTAATCTCGAATTCGATGTCGGCTATATCAAATTCATCGCCTTTTAGTTCATCCTCCACGTCGTTCACATCGTCGATAATATAACTTATAGAAAGATCATCGGTCCCGTCTTTTCTAAATCTGACCAACACTACATCGTTATCACTGTTGATAATTTTGCCGCTAACGATGGTATCCTTGGAGAGTTCGCCCTGGATATCGCCCACCAGGTCTTTCAACCAGTCCTTGATATCACTGTTATTCAAATCGGCCCACTCGTCCTCGTAATCGTCCAGGTCAACCTCTACCTCAACGTAAACTTTATCCTCGTCGCCATCCAGCTTGATATTATCTACAGGCACATTTTCAATTTCGTCGTAGTCGCTTAACAGATCGTTTTCCAGGTCGGAAAGATCAACTTCATCTTCATCTTCATCTTCATCGTCTTCTTTAAGGTCGGCCAGAATTCTTTCCAAGATGGCAGCCATTTCAGCCCTAGTTATGCCATTTTGGGGTAAGAAGTAATTACCCGGCGCACCCTTGATATAACCTGCCTGATACATAGCCAGAATATATCCAAGATCCTCTTCGTCAATCAGTAATTTATCGGCAAAATTTACTTCATCGATATCAATCGGATCTAAATCCAATGCTTTGGCAAATGCCACACATGTTTGAGCCCGAGAAGCCTGCTGTGCAGAATGGAACCGGTTTAAGCTCATTATTTGTAAATTTGCGGCTTTTATAACCGAATTCCTGGCCCACTCAGGGACTTCCTTAATCTTTTCACTGTAATTGCTTACGTTATCTTCTTCTTCGTCATCGTTGCTATCGGTGTCCACCAATCTCATCAGCAGCGCAATCATCTCCGCCTGGCTCATGTTGTTGTTGGGCTTAAAAGTGCCGTCATCGTACCCGGCGAATAGCCTCATAGCCGCCATCCGTTGTATTGAAGCGCTGCCCCAGTGATTTGCAGTGTCATTAAAATTATTGCTCTTAACTGAAATCTCACCGTCCACCATGGCCTTGTACTGGGTCTTGTACATCTGCATTGCCTTTACTTTGGTTTGTCCCTCTTCCTTTTTAGCATTGTCCGGCTTAGCCCAAGCTGCACCGGCCGACAGGGCCATTACCAGCAGGCCGGTCATCATTAAGATCAGGATCCTTTTCAAACATCATACCTCCTTTTAGTTTTCTACTAATTAATTCGCAGGCAGGTATTTTTTTGAGGGGACATTGCGATATTGTTTTATTCGGAACCCCAGGGATTTAGCACGCCTATAGTCTAAATAATTTATCTGGGTTATTGACAACCAATCACCTTAGTTGATAAACTAATATAGCAATAAAAAATGAATAATTAAGTGCTCTTATCCGGAGTGGTGGAGGGACTGGCCCTATGAAGCCCGGCAACCAGCTTTTGTTTTTCCTGAAAGTATGGTGCTAATTCCTGCAGAAGCAAAGCTTCTGGCAGATAAGAGGTGCAGATATTATGCAAACCTCTTCTGTGCTTGGAAGAGGTTTACATTTTGTCGGAGCAGAGCACAAAAATGTGGAGGTGTGTTACGTAAATGGCAGTGGAAAAAACTTTCCAGGAGATTAATGAACGAATTAAAAAAGGCCAGGCCGTAGTGGTAACCGCTGAGGAACTGGTCAATATGGTTAAAGAAAAAGGAGTAACACGTGTCACATCTGAAGTGGATGTGGTAACGACAGGAACATTCGGTCCCATGTGCTCTTCCGGCGCTTTTTTAAGCTTGGGTCATTCCAAGCCACGTATTAAAATGAATAAAGTTTGGCTGAACGATGTACCTGCCTATAGTGGCATCGCCGCTGTTGACGCCTTTATCGGGGCCACTGAGGTGCCCGAAGATGATCCTTTAAACAGCGTTCACCCGGGTGAGTTCCGGTATGGCGGCGGACATGTCATCCAGGACCTGGTAGCCCGCAAAAAGGTGCTGCTTAAAGCCACCGGCTATGGCACGGACTGTTATCCCCGCAGGGAAATAGAAACTGAAATTACTATTGACGATATTAATGAAGCCATACTTTTCAACCCGCGTAATGCTTACCAGAACTATAACTGCGCCGTCAACTTGAGCACCCGGACCATCTATACCTACCTTGGCATGCTCAAAGCCAACCTGGCCAACGCGCACTACTCTACGTCGGGACAGCTCAGCCCACTGCTAAAAGACCCTATGTTTAAAACTATCGGGGTGGGCACGCGCATTTTCTTAGGCGGCGGCATTGGTTACGTGGTTTGGAACGGTACTCAGCACTTCCCGGGAGTTAATCAGGATGATAACGGCCAAAGCTATGGCCATGCCGGTGCCACTCTGTCAGTACTGGGTGACTTAAAACAAATGAGCCCGCGCTGGCTGGTGGGTACCAGCATGCTCGGTTACGGAGCTACCTTAACGGTGGGAATTGGCATACCCATACCGCTGCTTAATGAGGAAATCTGCCGTTATGCGGCGGCCGGGGACGATGAATTATACGCCCCCATCATGGATTACAGCGATGCGTTCCCCAACCTCAACTCATCCAACCTGGGCTATGTCAGTTACGCCGAGCTAAAAAGCGGCAAAATAACTGTCAACGGCAAAGAAGTACCCACAGCGCCGGTTTCCAGCTACCCGCGGGCTCGGGAAATAGCTGGTACGTTAAAGCAGTGGATTCAAAAAGGCGACTTTTTGCTTGGTGAACCGGTACAGCTATTACCGAATGCGGACGCGGGAATCAAGGTCAACACCTTGAAGGGTTAATTTGCGCAAAAGGAGCGTGTAAAAATGTCCTCAAAAAAAGTAGTGCTGCGTTTCGGCGCTGACATAGCAGATCAACCTATCATATATAAGCTGGTAAAAGATTATGATTTGGTTATAAATATATTAAAGGCCAATGTCAACCCGCAGAAAGAAGGCACCCTGGTAATGGATATTACAGGGGTTAATACCGAGCAAGGTATTGAATACCTGCGCCGGTTAGGTGTACGTGTACAATCGCTGACGGAGGAAATCATCCAGAATGAAGAAAAATGTGTGAGCTGCGGCGCCTGCACCGATATTTGCCCAACCGGGGCCCTGTATATGGAAAGACCCGACATGGTGGTGCGGTTTAACAGTGATCGCTGCGTAGTTTGCCATTTGTGTGTTAAAGCATGTCCAATGAAAGCTATGGAGGTTCGTTTTTGAAGGAATACGTGGAACGGTCTTACAGGCTGCTGCACCGACAGCAGGACCTGGTATTTTTTCAAATCGCCATTAAGGAAACAGACCTGGATATAGGCATTGCCCATGACAAGCTGACTGCCGGGCTGGTGGATGGTGTAAAACAAGAAATAATTAAAATCCGCTCGCAACTGGAACAATACATTACAGCAGATCACACTTTTTATCACACGTTGGAACCATATACGCCAGGCCCGGGCGCTCCCGAGATCGCCAGAATTATGGCCCGGGCCGCCGCCACCGCCGGCATCGGTCCCATGTCTGCAGTAGCCGGGGCAATTGCCCAGCACATGGGTTTATATCTGGCCAGGCGCTGCCGGGAAGTGATCGTTGAAAACGGCGGTGATATTTATATGCGTTCCGAACGGAAACGCAAGATCGGTGTTTTTGCAGGGTCCTCCCCCTTCACCAACCGGCTGGCCCTGGAAATTGAGTCACACCGCATGCCTCTGGGTATTTGCACCTCATCAGGCACCGTAGGTCACTCCCTAAGCCTGGGCCATGCAGACGCAGTGGTGATTATGGCGCCATCGGCTGCACTGGCTGATGCCGTGGCTACAGCTGCAGCAAACCAGGTACAAAATGAAGACGATCTGCAAACAGCAGTTGAATTCGCTATGAGTATCAATTCAGTTACCGGGGCATTGGCTATAAAAAATGATCAACTGGCCGCTGCCGGTGCCATTAAGCTGGCACCGGCGTGATATAACCCAAACTTCAACCTGGAGCACTCCTATACAGAACACAGCAAGTACCAGCTATTTAGCCGGTACTTGCTGTTTTTTATAGATCACAACTTTTATTTTTATTTCACGCTTCAAGCATTAATTGACCTTTTTCTCACGCCCCGCCCATTCCTTGGCCCGGAGCTTGTATTTCATTATTTTGCCGGTGGATGTCTTGGGTAGTTCACCAAACTCAATTTCCTTGGGTGCCTTGAACCGTGCTATTCTTTCCTGGCAAAACTTGATGATATCCTCTGCGGTGGGGCTGGTACCTTCCTTCAAAGTTACAAATGCCTTTGGTACCTCACCCCATTTTTCGTGGGGCATTGCCACTACAGCCACTTCCAGTACGTCCGGATGCTGGTAAATAACATTTTCAACTTCCACAGTGGAAATATTCTCGCCGCCACTGATGGTAACATCCTTCATCCGGTCTTTAATTTCTATATAACCATTGGGGTGGGTGACTGCTAAATCACCGCTGTGAAACCAGCCGCCCCGGAAAGCTTGTTCTGTATCCTCGGGTTGATTATAATAACCGGCCATGACATTATTACCCCGCATGACTATTTCACCAATAGTTTCCCCATCATGAGGCATCGGTTCCATTGAAGCCGGATTAACAACATCCATATAAGTAGCGGTTACATAAGGAACACCTTGTCTAGCTTTAATCTTGGCCCGATCTTCAATAGCCAGATCATTCCATTGAGGCTGCCACTCACATACGCTGTGCGGTCCGTATACTTCGGTGAGACCGTAAGTTTGTATTACAGTACATCCAACAGATTCCATATTTTTAATAACGGTTGGTGAAGGCGGCGCGCCGGCCGTCATTATGTTCAAATGTTTTTTCATCTGCACATCCCCAATACCCTTATAGTTCGCCATACCTATCAAGACTATGGGAGCTGCGCTGAGGTGCGATACTTCATGCTTTTGAATTTGTTTATATATTTCATCAGGCACCACTTTCCTTAAGCATACGTGAGTGCCGCCAATGGCGGTGATAGCCCAAGTAAAACACCAGCCGTTGCAGTGAAACATGGGCAAAGTCCATAAATATATGGTGGAAGGATTGCATTGGAACTCCAACAACTCC from Desulfoscipio gibsoniae DSM 7213 encodes:
- a CDS encoding aminotransferase class V-fold PLP-dependent enzyme, which produces MIRLQYNISQPDLRNLVVGVDTKVPLANNTYVTAVNFDNAASTPPFFSVMKEINNFAPWYSSVHRGAGYKSIVSTQVYEDGRQVIKDFVKVDKEKDVVIYTRNTTESINMLAYLLCENDKNQVILSTWMEHLANDLPWRGKFTVDYVEIDDYGRLRLDDLENKLKKYSGRVKLVTVTGASNITGYVNPIHEIAKIVHKHGTKVLIDGAQLVPHIGVDMKPFGSPEHIDYLVFSSHKMYSPFGVGVLIGPQEVFANSEPVYKGGGDVKLVTHQSIYWEEPPARDEAGTPNVMGVAALTAAIKTMQSIGIERIEAYENALTNYALNRLKYLPHIDIYAYSQINKRKVSIIPFNIRGVHHELTAKILSGEDGIEVRNGLFCAHPYALRLLNLTSEHIDYFVNNPDIPFPGLVRVSFGLYNNSLEVDRFITALQKIIADKSYYIMKYSDGR
- a CDS encoding S-layer homology domain-containing protein — protein: MKRILILMMTGLLVMALSAGAAWAKPDNAKKEEGQTKVKAMQMYKTQYKAMVDGEISVKSNNFNDTANHWGSASIQRMAAMRLFAGYDDGTFKPNNNMSQAEMIALLMRLVDTDSNDDEEEDNVSNYSEKIKEVPEWARNSVIKAANLQIMSLNRFHSAQQASRAQTCVAFAKALDLDPIDIDEVNFADKLLIDEEDLGYILAMYQAGYIKGAPGNYFLPQNGITRAEMAAILERILADLKEDDEDEDEDEVDLSDLENDLLSDYDEIENVPVDNIKLDGDEDKVYVEVEVDLDDYEDEWADLNNSDIKDWLKDLVGDIQGELSKDTIVSGKIINSDNDVVLVRFRKDGTDDLSISYIIDDVNDVEDELKGDEFDIADIEFEITSINYNEDDEIMVDLEAQEDISSSQWDDLDSSDVEDDVEIICEEIAQAFQDDADAEPVMIYINLYDEDSHLLEKYEYDVENESLD
- a CDS encoding homocysteine biosynthesis protein gives rise to the protein MAVEKTFQEINERIKKGQAVVVTAEELVNMVKEKGVTRVTSEVDVVTTGTFGPMCSSGAFLSLGHSKPRIKMNKVWLNDVPAYSGIAAVDAFIGATEVPEDDPLNSVHPGEFRYGGGHVIQDLVARKKVLLKATGYGTDCYPRREIETEITIDDINEAILFNPRNAYQNYNCAVNLSTRTIYTYLGMLKANLANAHYSTSGQLSPLLKDPMFKTIGVGTRIFLGGGIGYVVWNGTQHFPGVNQDDNGQSYGHAGATLSVLGDLKQMSPRWLVGTSMLGYGATLTVGIGIPIPLLNEEICRYAAAGDDELYAPIMDYSDAFPNLNSSNLGYVSYAELKSGKITVNGKEVPTAPVSSYPRAREIAGTLKQWIQKGDFLLGEPVQLLPNADAGIKVNTLKG
- a CDS encoding 4Fe-4S binding protein; the protein is MSSKKVVLRFGADIADQPIIYKLVKDYDLVINILKANVNPQKEGTLVMDITGVNTEQGIEYLRRLGVRVQSLTEEIIQNEEKCVSCGACTDICPTGALYMERPDMVVRFNSDRCVVCHLCVKACPMKAMEVRF
- a CDS encoding UPF0280 family protein; translation: MKEYVERSYRLLHRQQDLVFFQIAIKETDLDIGIAHDKLTAGLVDGVKQEIIKIRSQLEQYITADHTFYHTLEPYTPGPGAPEIARIMARAAATAGIGPMSAVAGAIAQHMGLYLARRCREVIVENGGDIYMRSERKRKIGVFAGSSPFTNRLALEIESHRMPLGICTSSGTVGHSLSLGHADAVVIMAPSAALADAVATAAANQVQNEDDLQTAVEFAMSINSVTGALAIKNDQLAAAGAIKLAPA
- a CDS encoding acyl--CoA ligase family protein, which encodes MRTTNYEPLSPLAFLERSAFVYPDKKAIIYNDQSFTYAEFKDRVQRFATALKQQGIEKGDKVAFLCPNLPPLLEAHYAVPLVGGVLVSINIRLAPQEVAYILQHSGSKMLFVDTEFAGVIKPIMSEIGDVKIVNICDVESKVFDGPDYEEFISVDPDEFTFGVDDELQHITLNYTSGTTGKPKGVLYTHRGAYLNALGELLEFQCNPSTIYLWTLPMFHCNGWCFTWAITAIGGTHVCLRKVVPDEIYKQIQKHEVSHLSAAPIVLIGMANYKGIGDVQMKKHLNIMTAGAPPSPTVIKNMESVGCTVIQTYGLTEVYGPHSVCEWQPQWNDLAIEDRAKIKARQGVPYVTATYMDVVNPASMEPMPHDGETIGEIVMRGNNVMAGYYNQPEDTEQAFRGGWFHSGDLAVTHPNGYIEIKDRMKDVTISGGENISTVEVENVIYQHPDVLEVAVVAMPHEKWGEVPKAFVTLKEGTSPTAEDIIKFCQERIARFKAPKEIEFGELPKTSTGKIMKYKLRAKEWAGREKKVN